The Deinococcus carri genome contains a region encoding:
- the ftsZ gene encoding cell division protein FtsZ, protein MQAARIRVIGLGGAGNNAVNRMIESGLEGVEFVAGNTDAQVLAKSHAEVRIQLGDRLTRGLGAGADPEVGEKAALEDRERIKEYLDGTDMLFITAGMGGGTGTGSAPVVAEIAREMGILTVAIVTRPFKFEGPKRQRVAEEGIAKLTERVDGMIVVNNEKLLTAVDKKVSFREAFLIADRVLYYGVKGISDVINVEGMINLDFADVRNMLSNSGTVLMGIGAGRGEKVAEEAAMSAIHSPLLERGIEGARRILINVTGSFDLSMTDANEIVEKIREATGFEDPDILFGITPDEAAGDEVRVTVIATGFNEGTFPTGLGLGKAGSRGTSIDTIVRPVRGQSGGSSYDPKDYDIPAFLRNVGRD, encoded by the coding sequence ATGCAAGCGGCCAGAATTCGCGTGATTGGCTTGGGTGGGGCGGGGAACAATGCCGTGAACCGCATGATCGAATCGGGACTCGAGGGCGTCGAATTCGTCGCCGGGAACACCGACGCGCAGGTGCTCGCCAAGAGCCACGCCGAGGTCCGGATCCAGCTCGGCGACCGCCTGACACGCGGCCTGGGAGCCGGGGCCGACCCCGAGGTGGGCGAGAAGGCTGCCCTGGAGGACCGCGAGCGCATCAAGGAATACCTCGACGGCACCGACATGCTGTTTATCACGGCCGGGATGGGCGGCGGCACCGGCACGGGCAGCGCGCCGGTCGTGGCCGAGATCGCCCGCGAGATGGGCATCCTGACGGTCGCCATCGTGACCCGGCCCTTCAAGTTCGAGGGACCCAAGCGCCAGCGCGTGGCCGAAGAGGGCATCGCCAAGCTGACCGAGCGCGTGGACGGCATGATCGTGGTGAACAACGAGAAGTTGCTCACAGCGGTGGACAAGAAGGTCAGCTTCCGCGAGGCCTTTCTGATCGCCGACCGCGTGCTGTACTACGGCGTCAAGGGCATCAGCGACGTGATCAACGTGGAAGGCATGATCAACCTCGACTTCGCGGACGTGCGCAACATGCTCTCCAACTCGGGTACGGTGCTGATGGGCATCGGCGCGGGCCGCGGCGAGAAGGTGGCCGAGGAAGCCGCCATGAGCGCCATCCACTCCCCGCTGCTGGAGCGCGGCATCGAGGGTGCCCGCCGCATCCTGATCAACGTGACGGGCAGCTTCGACCTTTCCATGACCGACGCCAACGAGATCGTGGAAAAGATCCGCGAGGCCACCGGCTTCGAGGACCCCGACATCCTCTTCGGCATCACGCCCGACGAGGCCGCCGGGGACGAGGTGCGCGTCACTGTCATCGCCACCGGCTTCAACGAGGGGACCTTCCCCACCGGCCTGGGGCTGGGCAAGGCGGGCAGCCGCGGCACCAGCATCGACACCATCGTGCGGCCGGTGCGCGGCCAGTCGGGCGGCAGCAGCTACGACCCCAAGGACTACGACATTCCTGCCTTCCTGCGGAACGTCGGGCGGGACTGA
- the ftsA gene encoding cell division protein FtsA gives MKDNPIIVGLDIGTTKITTVIGEVAPNGTVDIIGEGSVPSEGMKRGAVVNLERATQAIRQSVQNAERVSGVRVQTVFVSVAGNHAKAITSHGLAAIRRNQEITQADVDRAIENARAVPLDPNLEIIHTLPQEYVVDGQEGIKNPVGMHGVRLEVDVHIVAGTAGPLLNLRRCVQEAGLKVEGFVLQALASGLATLEAAEQAQTVIVIDMGGGTTDVGVFKRGNLAHSAVIPIGGEHVTNDLAQILKIPHEEAENVKHRYGAAVPELADPDLTLEITSANGATHAISAFELSRIIKPRLAEIFGMIRDEIDQALGPVELVAQGVVLTGGASLLRGTPELARDRFRLPVRLGRPRGIGGLTDIVSGPAHSTGVGLVLYGIGQDGKVPLSVFRDEPELAPAPAPAPAPTSGKGSGPQAAVQPEVTVVTPAPAPAPEPQKKDKGSFMERMKGIFKDWL, from the coding sequence ATGAAGGACAACCCGATTATCGTGGGGCTGGATATCGGCACCACCAAGATCACCACCGTCATCGGCGAGGTCGCGCCGAATGGCACCGTCGACATCATCGGTGAGGGCAGCGTGCCCAGCGAGGGCATGAAACGCGGTGCCGTCGTGAATCTGGAACGCGCCACCCAGGCCATCCGGCAGTCGGTGCAGAACGCCGAGCGCGTGAGTGGCGTGCGGGTGCAGACCGTCTTCGTGTCGGTCGCGGGCAACCACGCCAAGGCCATCACCAGCCACGGCCTCGCCGCCATCCGCCGCAATCAGGAAATCACCCAGGCCGACGTGGACCGCGCCATCGAGAACGCGCGGGCCGTGCCGCTGGACCCCAATCTGGAAATCATCCACACGCTGCCGCAGGAATACGTCGTCGACGGCCAGGAGGGCATCAAGAACCCGGTCGGGATGCACGGCGTCCGGCTGGAGGTGGACGTGCATATCGTGGCCGGGACCGCCGGGCCGCTGCTGAACCTGCGCCGCTGCGTGCAGGAGGCGGGGCTGAAGGTCGAGGGCTTCGTACTTCAGGCGCTGGCCTCGGGTCTCGCCACGCTGGAGGCCGCCGAGCAGGCACAGACGGTCATCGTGATCGATATGGGGGGCGGCACCACCGACGTGGGCGTGTTCAAGCGCGGCAACCTCGCGCACTCGGCCGTCATTCCCATCGGCGGCGAGCACGTGACCAACGACCTCGCGCAGATTCTCAAGATTCCGCACGAGGAGGCCGAGAATGTCAAGCACCGCTACGGGGCCGCCGTTCCCGAGCTGGCCGACCCCGACCTCACGCTGGAGATCACCAGCGCGAACGGGGCCACGCACGCCATCAGCGCCTTTGAACTCTCGCGCATCATCAAACCGCGCCTCGCGGAGATTTTCGGCATGATCCGCGACGAGATCGATCAGGCCCTCGGCCCGGTGGAACTGGTCGCGCAGGGCGTGGTCCTGACCGGCGGCGCGAGCCTGCTGCGCGGCACGCCCGAACTGGCCCGCGACCGCTTCCGCCTGCCGGTACGCCTGGGCCGCCCGCGCGGGATCGGCGGCCTGACCGACATCGTGAGTGGCCCCGCGCACTCGACCGGCGTCGGCTTGGTGCTGTACGGCATCGGGCAGGACGGCAAGGTGCCCCTCTCGGTCTTCCGCGACGAACCCGAACTGGCCCCCGCACCTGCGCCCGCCCCGGCCCCGACCAGCGGCAAGGGCAGCGGCCCGCAGGCGGCGGTGCAGCCGGAGGTCACGGTTGTGACGCCCGCTCCCGCCCCGGCTCCCGAACCCCAGAAAAAGGACAAGGGCAGCTTCATGGAGCGCATGAAGGGCATCTTCAAGGACTGGTTGTAA
- a CDS encoding cell division protein FtsQ/DivIB produces MTDPSPRARNRRITVVADVPDPVTTDPAPPPPPEEPAESAPPPRRRVNWGRVWWGLGAVLVAGLLAASWFALPIRTVKVEGNGRLSEAQVRQLAGLTPGFAWPYYGAWRAQKLARSPWIRSAVVTRRFPDTVEVRVTERVPFARWQRPDGRVVTLAEDGRVLPGAAGVGALPLLSGWGPGRVKDALFVARALQRYNVQSVAYTPSGITAHTASGTVWSGDLNNLLKYAGAVVQYPSKEIHIYPWGVSVQE; encoded by the coding sequence ATGACCGACCCTTCACCGCGCGCCAGGAACCGCAGAATCACTGTGGTCGCCGACGTGCCGGACCCCGTGACCACCGACCCAGCGCCGCCCCCCCCGCCCGAGGAACCCGCCGAGTCTGCACCGCCGCCGCGCCGCAGGGTGAACTGGGGCCGCGTGTGGTGGGGCCTGGGGGCCGTGCTGGTGGCCGGGCTGCTGGCGGCGAGCTGGTTCGCGCTGCCCATCCGCACCGTCAAGGTCGAGGGCAACGGGCGGCTCTCGGAGGCGCAGGTGCGGCAACTCGCGGGCCTGACCCCGGGTTTCGCGTGGCCGTACTACGGGGCGTGGCGGGCGCAGAAGCTCGCGCGCAGTCCCTGGATTCGTTCCGCAGTGGTCACGCGGCGCTTTCCGGACACGGTGGAGGTCCGGGTGACCGAGCGCGTCCCCTTCGCGCGCTGGCAGCGGCCCGACGGCCGCGTCGTGACGCTGGCCGAGGACGGCCGGGTGCTGCCGGGGGCGGCCGGGGTGGGGGCGTTGCCGCTGCTGAGCGGCTGGGGACCGGGCCGGGTGAAAGACGCGCTGTTCGTCGCCCGCGCCTTACAGCGTTACAATGTTCAGTCGGTCGCTTACACGCCTTCGGGCATCACGGCCCACACTGCCAGCGGCACGGTCTGGAGTGGCGACCTCAACAATCTGCTGAAGTATGCTGGGGCCGTCGTGCAATATCCCAGCAAAGAAATCCACATCTACCCCTGGGGGGTGAGCGTCCAGGAATGA
- a CDS encoding UDP-N-acetylmuramate dehydrogenase, producing the protein MTTLPVTSSRTGARVERLPLARFTTLGVGGEAEVWFVGSAGQLAEAMEQPYRVLGGGSNLVIADEGVPERVLRLTGPLAETDLTPDPALSDGETVVTGWVGGGVPLPGLIRKLQKLGLSNLEGTVGIPAQVGGAVWMNAGTRYGEMFDGLHTLEIVTPGGTRQVTPFDLDWGYRRSGIPRGHVVSRVRLKLRRAAPEEVLAKMDFADTARKGQPKMKTPGCAFKNPGGVSAGRLIDEAGLKSTRVGNAMIAPEHANFIVNLGGASSRDVHALLSLIRERVGVPLELEYELWPEQG; encoded by the coding sequence GTGACCACGCTGCCTGTCACCTCCAGCCGCACGGGCGCACGGGTCGAGCGCCTGCCGCTCGCGCGCTTCACCACGCTGGGCGTGGGCGGCGAGGCCGAGGTCTGGTTCGTGGGCAGCGCCGGGCAACTCGCGGAGGCGATGGAGCAGCCCTACCGCGTCCTGGGCGGCGGCAGCAACCTCGTGATTGCTGACGAGGGCGTGCCCGAGCGCGTCCTGCGCCTGACCGGCCCGCTGGCGGAAACCGACCTGACGCCCGACCCCGCCCTGAGCGACGGCGAAACGGTCGTGACCGGCTGGGTGGGCGGCGGTGTGCCCCTCCCCGGCCTGATTCGCAAACTCCAGAAGCTGGGGCTGTCCAATCTGGAGGGCACCGTCGGCATTCCCGCACAGGTGGGCGGAGCCGTGTGGATGAACGCGGGCACCCGCTACGGCGAGATGTTCGACGGCCTGCACACGCTGGAAATCGTGACGCCGGGGGGCACGCGGCAGGTCACGCCCTTTGACCTGGACTGGGGCTACCGCCGCAGCGGCATTCCGCGCGGCCACGTGGTGTCGCGCGTGCGCCTGAAGTTGCGCCGCGCCGCCCCGGAGGAAGTCCTGGCGAAGATGGACTTCGCCGACACCGCCCGCAAGGGCCAGCCCAAGATGAAGACACCCGGCTGCGCCTTCAAGAACCCCGGCGGCGTCTCGGCGGGGCGGCTCATCGACGAGGCGGGCCTCAAGAGCACCCGCGTCGGCAACGCGATGATCGCCCCCGAACATGCCAACTTCATCGTGAACCTGGGGGGCGCGAGCAGCCGCGACGTTCACGCCCTGCTCTCCCTGATCCGGGAGCGCGTGGGCGTACCGCTGGAGCTGGAATACGAACTGTGGCCCGAACAGGGCTGA
- the murC gene encoding UDP-N-acetylmuramate--L-alanine ligase yields the protein MTDSSPRSPEPASRPDPLSRPHYHLMGIGGIGVSAFARLLAARGVQVSGCDEQPSELTEQLVREGIPVATGHDPAHVQGVDVLIASEAVPKDHPELVAARAAGVEVRPRMALLGELLRASPSVGVVGTHGKTTTTSMIAVAMQGAGLDPAAFVGGIVPEFGSNARLGEGPFVAEVDESDRGFAALACETAVFTNAEDDHVGGNQATYWETVEEQHAGFARFVGQARRVLYCADWPGLAELSAGARERLSYGQAEGADYRAADLRPDADGTTFTVLRRGEPLGEARVGLPGTHNVLNALAALAVTDLYGGDFGAAAAALAAFRGPGRRWQRIGELNGALVVDDYAHNATKVAAAVQAARQTGRRVRVVFQPHRYLRTQQSWPRLADALMAADEVLLLDIAAASETPIPGIHATLVSDRMSQGGHTGVRYLPDRGEVVRYLRETAGAGDIIVTMGAGDVWKLSRELAGVGA from the coding sequence ATGACTGACTCTTCCCCCCGCTCCCCCGAACCGGCCTCCCGCCCCGACCCCCTCTCCCGACCCCACTATCACCTGATGGGCATCGGCGGCATCGGCGTGAGTGCCTTCGCGCGGCTGCTCGCGGCGCGGGGGGTGCAGGTGAGCGGCTGCGACGAGCAGCCCTCCGAACTCACCGAGCAACTCGTGCGCGAGGGCATCCCCGTGGCGACCGGCCACGACCCCGCCCACGTGCAGGGCGTGGACGTGCTGATTGCCTCCGAAGCGGTGCCCAAGGACCACCCGGAACTGGTGGCGGCGCGGGCGGCGGGAGTGGAGGTGCGGCCCCGCATGGCCCTGTTAGGCGAGCTGCTGCGGGCGTCCCCCTCGGTGGGCGTGGTGGGCACGCACGGCAAGACCACCACCACCTCCATGATCGCCGTGGCAATGCAGGGCGCGGGCCTGGACCCGGCCGCCTTCGTGGGTGGCATCGTGCCCGAGTTCGGCAGCAATGCCCGCCTGGGAGAGGGTCCCTTCGTGGCCGAGGTGGACGAGTCCGACCGGGGCTTCGCGGCCCTCGCATGCGAGACGGCCGTCTTCACGAACGCCGAGGACGACCACGTGGGCGGCAACCAGGCCACCTACTGGGAGACGGTGGAGGAACAGCACGCGGGCTTCGCGCGCTTCGTGGGGCAGGCCCGGCGGGTGCTGTACTGCGCCGACTGGCCGGGCCTGGCGGAGCTGAGCGCGGGGGCACGGGAACGCCTGAGCTACGGCCAGGCCGAGGGAGCCGACTACCGCGCCGCGGACCTGCGCCCCGACGCCGACGGCACCACCTTCACGGTCCTGCGCCGGGGCGAGCCGCTGGGCGAGGCGCGGGTCGGGCTGCCCGGCACCCACAACGTGCTGAACGCCCTCGCCGCGCTGGCCGTGACCGACCTGTACGGCGGGGACTTCGGGGCCGCCGCCGCCGCGCTGGCCGCCTTCCGGGGACCGGGCCGCCGCTGGCAGCGCATCGGGGAACTGAACGGGGCGCTGGTGGTCGACGACTACGCACACAACGCCACCAAGGTCGCGGCGGCGGTGCAGGCCGCGCGGCAGACCGGGCGGCGGGTGCGGGTGGTGTTCCAGCCCCACCGCTACCTCCGCACCCAGCAGTCCTGGCCCCGCCTGGCCGACGCCCTGATGGCCGCCGACGAGGTGCTGCTGCTGGACATAGCCGCCGCCTCCGAGACGCCGATTCCGGGCATTCACGCCACCCTGGTCAGCGACCGCATGAGTCAGGGCGGGCATACCGGCGTGCGCTACCTGCCCGACCGCGGCGAGGTCGTGCGCTACCTGCGCGAGACGGCGGGCGCGGGCGACATCATCGTGACGATGGGTGCGGGCGACGTGTGGAAGCTCTCGCGCGAACTGGCGGGGGTGGGCGCGTGA
- the murG gene encoding undecaprenyldiphospho-muramoylpentapeptide beta-N-acetylglucosaminyltransferase has protein sequence MSLVVMATGGTGGHIYPAVATARELMARGHDAVLLGQRGGMEERVAAEQGLAFHGVDAGKLARSGQGRPDPRELLRAVRGVAEARAFLKEAGPGAVVGFGGFASLPGVLAAQSLGLPTVLHEQNARLGLTQRLAVGRARAVGTAYPTVIGLPENKATMVGMPVREERLPRTEALARLGLREGPLTLLVMGGSQGSLALNNAVPNILREVFGPQGRSPEGPVQVLHSTGPRWLDEVAPRVADLPWYRPVGYTDAVAAWSASDLAITRAGTGTLAEAAFHGVPLVMVPLPESAENHQYHNALSVQEAGAGRVAEQSRLAGELASAVLECAVPGTRAAMREAALRRSPAGAAGRFADLVERQLR, from the coding sequence TGATGGCAACGGGAGGCACCGGGGGGCACATCTACCCGGCGGTCGCCACCGCACGGGAACTGATGGCGCGGGGGCATGACGCGGTGCTGCTGGGACAGCGGGGCGGCATGGAGGAACGGGTGGCCGCCGAACAGGGCCTCGCGTTTCACGGGGTGGACGCCGGGAAGCTTGCCCGCAGCGGGCAGGGCCGCCCCGACCCCCGCGAACTGCTGCGGGCCGTGCGCGGCGTGGCGGAGGCGCGGGCCTTTCTGAAGGAGGCCGGGCCGGGCGCGGTCGTGGGCTTCGGGGGCTTTGCCAGCCTGCCCGGCGTGCTGGCCGCGCAGAGCCTGGGCCTCCCCACCGTCCTGCACGAGCAGAACGCCCGCCTGGGCCTCACGCAGCGGCTGGCGGTGGGGCGGGCGCGGGCGGTGGGCACAGCGTACCCCACAGTTATCGGGCTGCCCGAGAACAAGGCGACGATGGTCGGGATGCCCGTCCGCGAGGAGCGTCTGCCGCGTACCGAGGCGCTGGCGCGGCTGGGCCTGCGGGAAGGCCCCCTCACCCTGCTGGTGATGGGCGGCTCGCAGGGGTCGCTCGCACTGAATAACGCCGTGCCCAACATTCTGCGCGAGGTGTTCGGGCCGCAGGGCCGCTCGCCGGAAGGCCCCGTACAGGTGCTGCATTCCACCGGGCCGCGCTGGCTGGACGAGGTGGCCCCGCGGGTGGCCGACCTGCCCTGGTACCGGCCCGTGGGCTACACGGATGCGGTGGCAGCATGGTCGGCCTCCGACCTGGCGATTACCCGCGCGGGGACGGGCACGCTGGCGGAGGCGGCCTTCCACGGCGTGCCGCTGGTGATGGTGCCGCTGCCCGAATCGGCGGAGAACCACCAGTACCACAACGCCCTCAGCGTGCAGGAGGCGGGGGCCGGGCGGGTGGCCGAGCAGAGCAGGCTGGCCGGGGAACTGGCCAGTGCGGTGCTAGAGTGTGCGGTGCCCGGCACGCGCGCGGCGATGCGGGAAGCCGCCCTGCGGCGCTCGCCCGCCGGTGCCGCGGGCCGTTTTGCCGACCTCGTGGAGCGGCAGTTGCGCTGA